In the genome of Succinivibrio dextrinosolvens, the window AAATTCACGAAAAAATATAAAAATTTTTTTAAATTAGGATCTTATACGCAACAAAAATCACAATTAAGAATACACAGATCCAGCCGATTCTATCGATATATTTGCGGATTAAGTGCTCCATCTTATCTCCACCGATAAGAATAATAATCGCCTCAAGGAAGAATCTTAAACCACGACCCACGAAAGAAACGAGAATAAAGGAGAATATACCTAAAGCTCCGGCAGAGCCTTCATCTGCATAACGCTGAGCAGCACATAAACCTGCGGTTATAGCAATTACCTTATATGGGATTGGAGTGAAAGCACCAACAAAAACAAACAGGATGCCATAGGTTGTCAGATACTCAGCCGCTTTAGCTGCACTCTTCTGATAGTGCATAATCCTTATGAAATCACTGATATAAGGATCATATAAGTAATATCCAAGATAATAGCCGACTACAGCCCCAAGAACAGAGAACAGCACAGTCAGAAATGCATAGTAAAGAGATTTTCTACGCTGATAAACGCACATAGGAACCAGCATAACATCAGCAGGAACCGGCCAGAAAATTGATTCAAAAAAAGAATTTGCACACA includes:
- a CDS encoding YqaA family protein, which codes for MKIFTSLFNIFEKLSYHRFATPIMCANSFFESIFWPVPADVMLVPMCVYQRRKSLYYAFLTVLFSVLGAVVGYYLGYYLYDPYISDFIRIMHYQKSAAKAAEYLTTYGILFVFVGAFTPIPYKVIAITAGLCAAQRYADEGSAGALGIFSFILVSFVGRGLRFFLEAIIILIGGDKMEHLIRKYIDRIGWICVFLIVIFVAYKILI